Proteins co-encoded in one Thermomicrobiales bacterium genomic window:
- a CDS encoding LCP family protein, with product MRRRQRPSPFSTASARPRRRERSPRYPLPRSKGARPYEHDGDARPQSSSFDRTMRLPAFLHAARRRPIRSVRTIAVVLLLFLPVALTTWAASVVVPIAIEARQAAGQVFVTPVVREHFVDTPGTRVPEIPGSPTIASTTTTGIVSIPTATPLPNATPTPPGPTPTPYPAWDSDRPINILLLGVDARVGEEGPPRSDTMIIVRIDPVSKRVDMLSIPRDLLVEIPGYSATKINAAYPYGEMNSDIPGGGPTLAAQTVEYNFGIRIDYFAEVDIVGMEKVVDTLGGVVVDVPGIIKDDQYPTGDYGYTRVYFTPGLQLMDGQTAVRFSRTRHGDGDFARQARQQQVLMAIRDRAIDTGAITKLPELLGEVGASVRTDLSLRQMFALARLAQEINRNDIYTHSMAPYVQVSWIDGGYYLVGNWDAIRAMVSDFPSDSNAQRPLESSAPVETPVVSPTIPPRPVPTATPTTPSRLVP from the coding sequence ATGAGACGACGCCAACGCCCAAGTCCATTCTCGACCGCCTCGGCCCGGCCTCGACGGCGCGAGCGATCTCCACGCTACCCATTGCCACGATCGAAGGGCGCACGCCCTTACGAGCATGACGGGGATGCGCGCCCGCAGTCTTCGTCGTTCGACCGGACGATGCGCCTACCGGCGTTCCTGCATGCTGCCCGCCGCCGTCCGATCCGTTCAGTGCGAACCATCGCCGTTGTGCTTCTTCTGTTTCTGCCTGTCGCTTTGACGACCTGGGCCGCGTCAGTTGTGGTGCCGATCGCGATCGAAGCCCGACAAGCAGCCGGGCAGGTGTTCGTCACGCCGGTGGTGCGCGAGCATTTCGTCGATACACCGGGGACGCGAGTGCCCGAAATCCCGGGATCGCCAACAATCGCCTCAACGACCACCACCGGGATTGTCAGCATCCCGACCGCGACTCCGCTCCCGAATGCGACGCCAACGCCACCCGGGCCGACACCGACGCCGTATCCAGCGTGGGACAGCGATCGGCCGATCAACATACTCTTGCTTGGAGTCGACGCAAGGGTCGGCGAGGAAGGCCCCCCGCGAAGCGACACGATGATCATTGTGCGGATCGATCCCGTCTCGAAACGGGTCGACATGCTGTCGATCCCCCGCGACTTGCTCGTCGAAATCCCTGGCTATAGCGCGACGAAGATCAACGCCGCATACCCGTATGGCGAGATGAACTCCGACATCCCGGGCGGCGGACCGACGCTCGCCGCGCAGACAGTCGAGTACAACTTCGGCATTCGTATCGACTATTTCGCCGAGGTGGACATTGTCGGGATGGAGAAGGTAGTGGACACGCTCGGTGGCGTCGTAGTCGACGTCCCCGGGATCATTAAGGATGATCAGTACCCGACGGGGGACTACGGATATACCCGTGTGTACTTCACCCCTGGGTTACAGCTCATGGACGGGCAAACCGCTGTGCGCTTCTCCCGAACCCGGCATGGTGATGGCGACTTCGCCCGTCAGGCGCGCCAGCAGCAGGTGTTGATGGCCATCCGTGACCGCGCGATCGATACCGGCGCGATCACCAAGCTCCCGGAATTACTGGGCGAGGTCGGCGCGTCCGTTCGGACTGACTTGTCGCTACGCCAGATGTTCGCGCTCGCGCGACTTGCCCAAGAGATCAACCGCAACGACATCTACACGCACAGCATGGCGCCATATGTGCAGGTGAGCTGGATCGACGGCGGGTACTACCTGGTCGGCAATTGGGATGCCATCCGCGCGATGGTTAGCGACTTCCCCAGCGATTCGAATGCACAGCGCCCACTTGAGTCCTCGGCCCCGGTGGAGACGCCAGTAGTCTCTCCGACGATCCCACCGCGGCCAGTCCCGACCGCCACTCCGACCACGCCGAGCCGGCTCGTTCCGTAA
- the rpiA gene encoding ribose-5-phosphate isomerase RpiA gives MTIDARASQNAESKQRVAEAAARMVEDGMIVGLGSGSTAELFVRALGARVADGLRVRAVATSSRTETIARSMGIEVVELDCPLDLVVDGADAVERGTLAAIKGLGGALTREKVVAAAARRFVLIVDTTKVVNRFGDAFVRVPAPVEVLPFGWKMTARRLAEIGSPVVREQDGAPVMTDNGNLIVDLYHPGELDPHRLAAAIDSITGVVEHGLFLDMAVSAIVGSPDDIYQLHRDR, from the coding sequence ATGACGATTGACGCGCGCGCGAGCCAAAATGCAGAGAGCAAACAACGGGTGGCCGAAGCGGCCGCGCGGATGGTCGAGGACGGGATGATCGTCGGCCTCGGCAGTGGATCGACGGCCGAGCTGTTTGTCCGCGCCCTTGGCGCCCGGGTCGCCGACGGGCTGCGAGTGCGCGCCGTCGCGACGTCGAGCCGGACGGAGACGATCGCACGGTCGATGGGCATCGAGGTCGTCGAGCTTGACTGTCCGCTCGATCTGGTAGTCGATGGCGCTGACGCTGTCGAGCGCGGAACGTTGGCCGCAATCAAAGGGCTTGGTGGCGCGCTGACCCGTGAGAAGGTCGTTGCGGCGGCGGCGCGGAGATTCGTGCTGATCGTCGACACGACGAAAGTTGTCAATCGATTCGGTGACGCATTCGTCCGGGTTCCGGCGCCAGTCGAGGTTCTCCCATTTGGCTGGAAGATGACGGCTCGGCGTCTAGCGGAGATTGGCTCGCCAGTCGTGCGGGAGCAAGACGGTGCGCCAGTGATGACGGACAACGGAAACCTGATTGTTGACCTCTACCACCCTGGCGAGCTGGATCCGCATCGGCTAGCGGCGGCGATCGACTCGATCACCGGGGTCGTCGAGCACGGTCTGTTCCTCGATATGGCGGTCAGCGCGATCGTGGGTTCGCCCGACGATATCTACCAGCTTCACCGCGACCGCTGA
- a CDS encoding TIGR03560 family F420-dependent LLM class oxidoreductase yields MTENSRVRFGIVSGTREPFPELVRRWQEAESLGFDTVWVTDHFITGSEPGQDLEPILEAWTSIAALAMATTTIRFGVMVTGNTYRNPALLAKQAVTIDHISDGRLILGFGAGWWEREHAAYGYDFPSNRELVDRFGEALEIMTRLQEDERATVRGQYYWVDDAPFEPKPIQRPHVPLLVGASGPRMLRLTAKYADEWNTRGPVDEVAPRIQALNDACREIGRNPNEIVRSIWPYGDPWTSVDDVQVMVTDYRRLGFDEVVFAWPGKDNVDVMRTFAQDVMSDLR; encoded by the coding sequence GTGACGGAGAATTCGCGCGTGCGGTTCGGGATCGTGAGTGGGACGCGGGAGCCGTTTCCCGAGCTGGTCAGGCGCTGGCAGGAGGCGGAGTCACTCGGGTTCGACACGGTCTGGGTGACCGACCATTTCATTACCGGCTCTGAGCCGGGGCAGGATCTGGAACCGATCCTTGAAGCCTGGACGTCGATCGCGGCGCTGGCGATGGCAACAACAACGATCCGATTCGGTGTGATGGTGACCGGCAATACGTATCGCAACCCGGCCCTGCTGGCAAAGCAGGCAGTGACCATCGACCATATCTCCGACGGTCGACTGATCCTCGGCTTTGGCGCTGGATGGTGGGAGCGCGAGCACGCCGCCTACGGATATGACTTTCCCAGCAACCGCGAGCTTGTCGATCGGTTCGGGGAGGCGCTAGAGATCATGACCCGGCTGCAGGAGGACGAGCGGGCGACGGTCCGGGGCCAGTACTACTGGGTGGATGACGCGCCGTTCGAGCCGAAGCCGATCCAGCGCCCGCATGTCCCGCTCCTGGTTGGCGCCTCGGGTCCTCGAATGCTCCGCCTGACGGCGAAATACGCCGACGAATGGAACACGCGTGGCCCGGTTGATGAGGTCGCGCCGCGGATTCAGGCGCTCAACGATGCGTGCCGGGAGATCGGACGAAACCCGAACGAAATCGTCCGCTCGATCTGGCCCTATGGCGACCCGTGGACCTCGGTCGATGACGTGCAGGTGATGGTTACCGACTATCGACGGCTTGGCTTTGACGAGGTCGTCTTCGCCTGGCCCGGTAAGGACAATGTCGACGTGATGCGGACGTTCGCGCAGGACGTGATGTCGGATCTTCGCTAG
- a CDS encoding cyclase family protein translates to MANNVRLIDVSIPIYPGMCEWIGENIVATEPLSSTPADEANVTRLVLTSHTGTHVDPPRHFVHGATTIDAIPLDRWIGPCWVADLTGSNPEVTASDLDAANVPAGTERLILKTRNSELWRSAPDRFEDHFVGLSLDGAEWVVQRGIRLIGIDYLSIGPLYTTGTETHLMLLENDVLIVEGLDLGAIDPGAWELLCMPLKLRDGDGAPARVALRGPLDSEPIEAAR, encoded by the coding sequence ATGGCGAACAACGTTCGGCTGATCGACGTCAGTATCCCGATCTATCCCGGCATGTGCGAGTGGATTGGCGAAAACATCGTTGCCACCGAGCCGCTTTCGAGCACGCCGGCCGACGAGGCGAATGTCACCCGCCTCGTCCTGACATCGCACACTGGCACGCACGTCGATCCGCCCCGGCACTTCGTCCACGGCGCGACGACGATCGATGCCATCCCGCTCGACCGATGGATCGGACCCTGCTGGGTTGCAGATCTGACCGGATCGAATCCCGAAGTCACGGCGTCCGACCTGGATGCCGCGAATGTGCCGGCCGGGACCGAGCGGCTGATCCTGAAAACACGCAACTCAGAGCTCTGGCGTAGTGCGCCGGATCGGTTCGAGGATCACTTCGTCGGACTATCGCTCGATGGCGCAGAGTGGGTCGTTCAGCGCGGTATCCGGCTAATCGGCATCGACTATCTCTCGATTGGACCCTTGTACACCACCGGAACTGAGACGCACCTGATGCTCCTGGAGAACGATGTGCTCATCGTCGAAGGGCTCGACCTCGGCGCGATCGATCCCGGCGCGTGGGAACTGCTCTGCATGCCGCTCAAGCTGCGCGACGGTGATGGCGCGCCGGCGCGGGTCGCGCTGCGCGGTCCGCTGGATAGTGAGCCTATCGAGGCCGCGCGCTGA